In Cystobacter fuscus DSM 2262, the DNA window TGGACGGAGGCCAGCGTGGAGCAGGCGCTGCCCCGGCTGCGGGAGGACTTCCAGCCGCTGTCGGATCATCGCGGCTCGGCGTGGTACCGCGCGCAGCTGGCCGAGAACCTCCTGCGCGGCTTCTTCCATGAAACGCTCTCCACGCCGCTGCCCCGGCTCGCGGAGCGTCACTCGGCCACGGTTCAGGTGAGGTGATCCGGATGAGTTCGCTTCCTTCGTCTTCCCCCGATTTCGCCTCCACCCCCGAGGGAGTGCCGGCCCGCTCGCCCCTGCATGCCCCGGCTCCGCACGAGAGCGGCCTGCGCCACACGAGCGGTGAGGCGCTCTACGTGGATGACATGCCGGAGCCGCGCGGCCTGTTGACGGGGCACCTGGTCACCTCGCCCCACGCGCACGCGCGCCTGCTGCGGGTGGACGCCACGAAGGCCCGGGCCCTGCCCGGCGTGGTCGCGGTGCTCGTGGCCGGGGACATTCCCGGTCACAACCAGGTGGGCCCCGTCATCCAGGACGAGCCCCTGCTGGCCGACGGCGAGGTGCACTTCGTCGGGCAGACGGTGGCGCTGGTGTTGGCGGAGGGGGCGAGCGTCGCCCGCCGGGCCGCCGCGCTGGTGGAGGTGGAGTACGAGCCGCTGCCCGCGTTGCTCTCGGTGAAGGCGGCGGTGGAGGCGGGGGCCTTCCTGTCGGAGCCGCACGTCATCCGCCGGGGCGCGCCACGGGACGCGCTCGCCGCCGCGCCGGTACGTCTGTCCGGCGAGTGCATGACGGGGGCACAGGATCACTTCTACCTGGAGACGCAGGTGACGCTCGCGGTGCCGGGCGAGGACGGCGCGGTCCACCTGTGGTGTTCCACCCAGCACCCCACCGAGGTGCAGACGCTGGTGGCGGAGGTCCTCGGCACGGGGCGGCACCAGGTGGTGGTGGAGGTGCCGCGCATGGGCGGAGCCTTCGGCGGCAAGGAGACGCAGGCGGCGCCCTTCGCGTGCCTGGCGGCCCTGGGCGCGCGGGCCACGGGCCGGCCGGTGAAGGTGTGGCTCAACCGGGACGAGGACATGGCGCGCACCGGCAAGCGCCACCCCTTCTGGGGCCGCTACGACGCGGGCTTCGATGAGACGGGGCGGCTGCTCGCGCTCGTGGTGGAGCTCGTCTCCGATGGTGGGTGGAGCACGGACCTGTCGCGGGCGATCCTCGATCGGGCGCTCTTCCACCTGGACAACGCGTACTTCGTTCCGGAGCTCGAGTTCACCGGCCGGGTGGCGCGCACGAACCTGCCCTCCAACACGGCCTTCCGCGGCTTCGGTGGGCCCCAGGGCATGTTCGTGATGGAGGAGGTGCTCAACCACGCCGCCGAACGGCTCGGCTTGGATCCCGCCAGCGTGCGCGAGCGCAACTACTACCGCGACGCCCCGCACCACCTCGCCCCGTATGGCCAGGCGGTGGTGGGCAACCGCCTGTCGCGGCTGCACTCGGAGCTCATGGCCTCCAGCGACTACGCCCGGCGCCGCGCGGAGATCGAGGCCTTCAATGCCGCCTCGCGCTGGACGAAGCGGGGCATCGGCTTCCAGCCGGTGAAGTTCGGCATCTCCTTCACCACGGGCTTCCTCAATCAGGCCGGGGCGCTGGTGTCGGTGTTCACGGATGGCAGCGTGCAGCTCAACCATGGCGGCACGGAGATGGGGCAGGGGTTGCACACGAAGATGCGGGCCGTGTGCGCGCACGAGCTGGGCGTGCTCCCCGAGCGCGTCCGGGTGATGCACACCGCCACGGACAAGGTGCCCAACACCTCCGCGACGGCGGCCTCCAGTGGCTCGGACCTCAATGGCCAGGCGGTGAAGCAGGCGTGCGAGGTGATTCGCGAGCGGCTGCGCCCGGTGGCCGCGCGGTTGTTGAAGCTGGAGTCGCTCGGGGACCTGGCGGCGATCGCGTTCTCCGGGGGCCAGGTGTTCCACGCCGCGCGTCCCCTGCGCACGGTGCGCTTCGCCGAGGTGGTCCATGCCGCCTACCTGGATCGCGTCTCCCTGTCGGCCACGGGGTACTACGCCACTCCGGACATCACGTATGACCGCTCGACGGGGCGCGGCAAGCCGTTCCACTACTATGCCTTTGGCTCCGCGGTGGTGGAGGTGGAGGTGAGTGGCCTCACCGGTGAGCACCGGGTGCGCCGCGTGGACGTGCTGGAGGACGTGGGCACCTCGCTCGTGCCGAGCATCGATCGGGGCCAGGTGGAGGGCGGCTTCATCCAGGGCCTGGGCTGGCTCACGAGCGAGGAGGTGCTCTTCGACGCGAAGGGTCGGCTCGTCACGCACTCGCCGGACACGTACAAGATTCCGGCGGTGGGGGACGCGCCCGAGGACTTCCGCGTCCACCTGCTGGAGCGTGCGCCCCAGGACAACACGATTCATGGCAGCAAGGCGGTGGGAGAGCCCCCCTTCATGCTGGCCCTGGGGGTGGTGACGGCGCTGCGCCAGGCCATCGCCGCCTTCGGTCCTCCACGCACCCCGGTGTCACTCGCCTCGCCCGCCACGCCCGAGGCCATCCTCCGTGCGGTGGCGGCGGTGAGGGCGGCCAGTTAGACAAGGGCTCTCTCCACCCCCGAGGAGCCCATGTCGTCCAGACACCTGGTTGATCCCGAGCTGTTGCCCCTGCTGGACTCGTTTCCCGTGATGACGCTGGCGCGCGAGACGCTGGCCGAGCAGCGGCAGACGGCGGCCCAGTTGTTTCTCTCCTCGCCCAAGCCGGAGGTTCCCGAGGTGGAGACCCTCGAGCGCCGCGTTCCGGGTCCAGCGGGAGCACCCGAGGTCCGTGTCCTCGTGTTCAGGCCTCGGGCGGCGGGGGAGCGGCGGCCCGCGCTGCTGCACATCCACGGAGGTGGCTACGTCATGGGCTTGCCCGAGATGTCGGGCGCGCGCAACGCGCTGCTCGCGAAGCAACTCGATTGCGTCATCGTCTCGGTCGACTACCGCCTGGCGCCCGAGACTCCCTTCCCGGGCCCGGTCGAGGACTGTTACGCCGCGCTCAAGTGGCTGCATGCGAATGCCGACGGGCTGGGCGTGGACACGCGGAGGATCGCCATTGGCGGCGAGAGCGCGGGCGGTGGGCTCGCCGCGGCGCTGGGACTGCTCGCGCGTGACCGGGGAGAAATCTCCATCATCTTCCAGTGGCTCCAATACCCCATGCTGGATGACCGGACGGTCGTCCGGGAGACGTCTCCCCTGCTGGGCGAGTTCGTGTGGACGCGGGCCGCGAATCGCTTCGGGTGGACGAGCCTGCTCGGCCGCGAGCCAGGAGGCGAGGGCATCTCTCCCTACGCCTCGCCCGCCCGGGCCGAGAAGCTCACGGGCCTGCCGCCCACCTTCCTCAACGTGGGCTCGTTGGATCTCTTCTTCGAGGAGGACCTCGAGTACGCGCGCCGGCTGGCGAGCGCGGGGGTGCCCGTCGAGTTGCACGTGTACCCGGGCGGATTCCATGGCTTCGATGTGTTCGCCCAGAGCCGCTTGGGAACGCGGGCGCATCACGATGCCACGGAGGCGCTGCGGCGCGCGTTGTCGCGCGCCTGACGGACGAGGCTAGGCCCCGAACGCGCCGCGCAGGGGCGTGAGGGACTGGAGCCACCCGCTTCGGCTCTCCTCGCGCGCTTGCCTCTCCTGGGGCAGGCCGCGGCCCAGCACCTCGAAGAGCGCATACACGCTTCGTACCGCGCGCGAGGACTCGTGGAGGAGCGCCTCGCGCGCGCTCGCGCTCAGGGTCAGCTGATCCAACGTGTCGAGCAGGTGCGCGCGGTAGGCCTCGCCATCCAGGTGGGTGGCGTGGCGCAGGAAGACCGTCCCCGTCGAGCCCCGCAGTCCGAGTGCCCGGGCGAGGCCGCCGCCTGTCTGTCCCTGTCCGGGCAGCGCCGTCGCGTAGAGCGCCCAGGCATGCGCGGCGAGCAACTCCGGCGCCTCGTCGCACAGCAGCCCCAGCCGCTCCACGGTGGGGGCCGCGTCCTGGCGGCGCGCGCTCGCGTACCAGCCCGGGCCCAGCAGGGCGCGCAGGTCGTCCTGCAGCAGCTCGTTGCACCACAGCTCGGGCAGGCACAGCGGGCCCACCACCGGGTGCTGGCGGTGCCACATGAGGGCCCACTCCAGCTCCGCGTAGATGGCCTGGAGGCAGGACAGCCAGCGCACATAGGCGCCGCGCTCCAGCGTTCCACGCGCGAGCCTCCGGGCGAACGCCGTCCCCGCCACCGCGCGCAGCTCCTCGGCGGTGGCCCGCCGCAGCAACTCCGTCAGGGGGCTCATTGCTTCCACTCGCTGGAGGGCGTCACCGGCGCGGCCTCCTTCTCCGTCACACCCGCCAGGGCTCGCAGCGCGTCGCCGATGGTGTGCCACGTCGCATGCAGCGTGTCCGCGTCCAGGCGGATCGTCATCGGCCCGAGGCTCAAGTGGATGTGCCCGCACGAGCAGCGCGCCACTTCCGCGCTGGGTCCACGGGCCAGGAGGGTGCGGCAGCAGGTGGGCGGGGACATGCGGTTCTCCTCGGCTTTCGCCGTTGTTGATTCTGATTATTAATTTCAAAATCAAGATGCACCGGAACGGGGGTGGAGTCAATGGCCCGCGCGCGCGAGTGTGAACGGGGCTTCTCCCCGGAGGGGCGGGCGTGTCAGCTTGTGCCCATGTTGCTGACCGCTCCGCTGACCACGTCCCGGCTGTTGCTGCGCGAGTTCGAGGAAGAGGACTGGCGCGCCACCCACCCCTACGAGTCCGACCCCGAGGTGATGCGCTACCAGTTCCATGACGTGCGCACGCCGGAGGAGAGCCGGGACTACATCCGCCGCGTGAGGGCCCTGGCGCTCGAGACGCCCCGGCGGGTGTATGACCTGGCGGTGGTGACGCGCGAGGGGGGGCGGCTCATCGGGCGCTGCGGCATGCGCATCACCGATGCCGAGCAGCGCGAGGGCACGCTCTGGTACATCCTCCATCGCTCCGAGTGGGGCCGGGGCTACATCACCGAGGCCGCTGGAGCGCTGCTGGACTTCGCCTTCGGCCCGCTGGGCCTGCACCGCATGTTCGGCGACTGCGATCCGCGCAATCCCGGCTCCTTCCGGGTGATGGAGAAGCTGGGCATGCGCCGCGAGGCGCACTTCCGGGAGAACGCCTTCATCAAGGGCGAGTGGTGTGACTCGCTCATCTACGCGGTGCTGGACCATGAGTGGCGGGCCCGGGCGGCGGCCCGCGTGGGCGGGTAGCGGCAGGAGGAGGGGAGCGCGCGCATGGCGAGGAAGCCGAAGGTGCCCCGGTGGTTGGAGGCCGCGCGCCGGCGTCAGGCGCCGGTGCCCGAGGGAGAGCGCGCGGAGTGGCTGGCCCGGGCGTTGGGCCGGGCGGGGGTGTTGCCCCGGGTGGAGGCGGAGCGGGCCATTCGCGAGGGGCGGGTGGAGGTGGACGGGCGGGTGGAGCGGGATCCCTTCGCGCCGGTGCATGCGCGCGGCGAGGTCCGGCTGGACGGGCGGCCGTGCGCGCTGGGGGCGCGGACGCGGGTGCTGATGTTCCACAAGCCGGCGGGCGTGGTGGTGCACGGCAGCGATCCCGAGGGCGTGGGGACCGTCTTCGAGCGGCTGCGGGACGTGCTCCCGCCGGAGCTGCGGGGCTACGAGTGGTACGCGGTGGGGCGGTTGGACCGTGACACCACGGGCCTGCTGCTCTTCACCAACGAGGAGCGGCTGGTGGCGCACGCGACGTCGCCGGAGACGCACCTGCCCAAGCGCTACGTGGCGGGGGTGGAGGGCCTGCCCTCGGAGGCCGCGCTCCATCGGCTGCGCGAGGGGCTCGTGCTCGACGACGGTCCGACGCGGCCGGCCGAGGCGCGGTTGCGCGCTCCCGGGTGCGTGGAGCTGGTGCTCACGGAGGGCCGGCACCATCAGGTGAAGCGGATGCTCGCGGCGGTAGGGCACCCGGTGCGCGAGCTGCACCGCGAGGCGGTGGGTCAGGTGTCCCTGAACGTGCAGGCGGGAGGCTGGCGCGAGCTGTCGGAGTCCGAGGTGGCGGAGGGGCTCGGCTTCGCACCGGGGAGCGCGAGCAGCTCGGACACGGTCACGAAGCGGTAGCCCTGGGCGCGGAGCTTCTCCAGGACGAGGTCCACGGCCTGGAGGGTGCCCGGCTTGTCGCGGCCCCCATCGTGGAACAGGAGGATGGAGCCGGGCCGCACGGTGGCCATGACGCGGGAGGTGAGCAGTGCCACGTCCTGGGTCTCGTCGTCCCGGGGCACCACGTCGAAGAGGATGTCCTTGCGGTGGCCGCGGGCGAGCAGCCACGGAAGGACGAGCAGCTTCTTGCCGTAGGGGGCGCGGAAGAGGATGTCTCCCTGGACGCCCACCGCGCGCAGCAGGGCGTCCGTCTTGTCGATCTCCTGCCGCACGTAGGACGGCGACTTGAAGATGAGCCGGTGGTGCGAATACGAGTGGTTGCCCAGCTCGTGTCCCTCGGCGAGGGCCCGGGCCGCGAGCTCCGGGTGGCGTTCGAGGTTCTGCCCCACCAGGAAGAAGGTGGCCTTCACGCCGTGGCGCTGGAGGATGTCGAGGACGGCCTCCGTCTGACCGGGCTTCGGCCCATCATCGAAGGTCAGCGCCACGACGCGCTCCGAGGTGTCCACGCGGGCATGGAGTTCGCCGAACACCTGGAATGTCCACGACCGTGAGAGTTGCCACGCGCCCGCCAGGAGGACCAGCACGCCCAGTGGTATTGCTATCACCCAGCGCATCCATCGTTTCCGCGTCATGGGTCCGCTCCCATTGCAGGAGTCGCGCCGCGACACGCTCCGAGTGAACGCCGTGCCCGTGTCTCCGCATGGCCACACCGGTGAGGGGCTTGGGGGCCGTTTCGAGGCAGGTCTGCCACACCTTCAGCAGGGTGAGAGACGTCCAACCCATGAGCCAATGCATGGAAAACCAGATGGCGCGGCGGGCGGGGTTTTGACTCCCTGCGCCATCCTTGCGTGGGATTTTTTTTACTTCTACGGTTGCCCCCCCGCGTTGGCTTGCCACGGCTGGCAGGGAGCCTCCATTCCCTCGCATCCGCGGAATCCGCGCGCCCCCGACACACTGGAGCTGGACATGCAACGGTTGTTCTCGCGGCAGAAGAGTCTTTCTCTCGCCGCCCTGCTTCTATTGCCACTCGCGGCCTGTAACCCCGATCCCACTCCGGGGCCCGACGACGCGGGAACCACCAACCCCCCTCCCACCGACGCGGGCACCGACGCCGGTACCCCCGATGACTGGCCGGCCATCCAGAGCGCGATCCCCAAGGACCCCGAGCTCGAGAAGCGGATCGACACCCTGCTCTCGAAGATGTCGCTCGAGGAGAAGGTCGGGCAGATCACCCAGGTGGAGATCTCCAACGTCACCCCGGACGAGGTGAAGCAGTACCACCTCGGCTCCGTGCTCAACGGCGGTGGCGCGTGGCCCAACGGCAAGAAGGGCTCCACGGTGGCGGAGTGGAACGCGCTGGCCGATCAGCTCTGGGCGGCCTCGGTGGATCCGGCCAACGGCCAACGCATCCCCATCATCTGGGGCGTGGACGCGGTGCACGGGCACAACAACGTGAAGGGCGCCACCCTCTTCCCGCACAACATCGGCCTGGGCGCCGCGAATGATCCCGAGCTGGTGAAGCGCATTGGCGAGGTGACGGCGCGTGAAGTGGCCCAGACGGGTCTGGACTGGGCCTTCGGGCCGACGGTCGCCGTCGTGCGCGATGACCGCTGGGGCCGCACCTACGAGGGCTACTCCGAGGACCCCGCCATCGTCGAGTCCTTCGCCGGCAAGATCGTCGAGGGGCTCCAGGGCCAGCTCGGCAAGGACGCGAAGGCGAACGAGAAGGTGATCGCCTCGGTCAAGCACTTCCTGGGCGACGGCGCCACGAACGAGGGCAAGGACCAGGGCGTCACCCGGTTGACGGAGAAGCAGCTGCGCGACATCCATGGCCGCGGCTACTTCACGGCGCTCGCGGCCGGTTCGCAGACGGTCATGGCCTCGTTCAACAGCTGGCAGGACGCGGCCCAGGGCGAGACCGCCAAGGCCTACAAGATGCATGGCAACAAGTACCTGCTCACGGACGTGCTGAAGACCAAGATGGGCTTCGACGGCTTCGTCATCTCCGACTGGAACGGCATCGGGCAGATCACCCGGAACAACAGCGACTCGCCCCGGGACTGCACCAACGGTGACTGCCCGCAGGCCATCAACGCCGGCGTCGACATGGTGATGGTGCCCTACCGCACCGATTGGAAGCCCTTCATCACCAACACGATCGCCTCCGTGAAGAATGGGGAGATTCCCCAGGCGCGCCTGGATGACGCGGTCCGCCGCATCCTGCG includes these proteins:
- a CDS encoding heme oxygenase (biliverdin-producing), which encodes MSPLTELLRRATAEELRAVAGTAFARRLARGTLERGAYVRWLSCLQAIYAELEWALMWHRQHPVVGPLCLPELWCNELLQDDLRALLGPGWYASARRQDAAPTVERLGLLCDEAPELLAAHAWALYATALPGQGQTGGGLARALGLRGSTGTVFLRHATHLDGEAYRAHLLDTLDQLTLSASAREALLHESSRAVRSVYALFEVLGRGLPQERQAREESRSGWLQSLTPLRGAFGA
- the xdhB gene encoding xanthine dehydrogenase molybdopterin binding subunit — its product is MSSLPSSSPDFASTPEGVPARSPLHAPAPHESGLRHTSGEALYVDDMPEPRGLLTGHLVTSPHAHARLLRVDATKARALPGVVAVLVAGDIPGHNQVGPVIQDEPLLADGEVHFVGQTVALVLAEGASVARRAAALVEVEYEPLPALLSVKAAVEAGAFLSEPHVIRRGAPRDALAAAPVRLSGECMTGAQDHFYLETQVTLAVPGEDGAVHLWCSTQHPTEVQTLVAEVLGTGRHQVVVEVPRMGGAFGGKETQAAPFACLAALGARATGRPVKVWLNRDEDMARTGKRHPFWGRYDAGFDETGRLLALVVELVSDGGWSTDLSRAILDRALFHLDNAYFVPELEFTGRVARTNLPSNTAFRGFGGPQGMFVMEEVLNHAAERLGLDPASVRERNYYRDAPHHLAPYGQAVVGNRLSRLHSELMASSDYARRRAEIEAFNAASRWTKRGIGFQPVKFGISFTTGFLNQAGALVSVFTDGSVQLNHGGTEMGQGLHTKMRAVCAHELGVLPERVRVMHTATDKVPNTSATAASSGSDLNGQAVKQACEVIRERLRPVAARLLKLESLGDLAAIAFSGGQVFHAARPLRTVRFAEVVHAAYLDRVSLSATGYYATPDITYDRSTGRGKPFHYYAFGSAVVEVEVSGLTGEHRVRRVDVLEDVGTSLVPSIDRGQVEGGFIQGLGWLTSEEVLFDAKGRLVTHSPDTYKIPAVGDAPEDFRVHLLERAPQDNTIHGSKAVGEPPFMLALGVVTALRQAIAAFGPPRTPVSLASPATPEAILRAVAAVRAAS
- a CDS encoding pseudouridine synthase; amino-acid sequence: MARKPKVPRWLEAARRRQAPVPEGERAEWLARALGRAGVLPRVEAERAIREGRVEVDGRVERDPFAPVHARGEVRLDGRPCALGARTRVLMFHKPAGVVVHGSDPEGVGTVFERLRDVLPPELRGYEWYAVGRLDRDTTGLLLFTNEERLVAHATSPETHLPKRYVAGVEGLPSEAALHRLREGLVLDDGPTRPAEARLRAPGCVELVLTEGRHHQVKRMLAAVGHPVRELHREAVGQVSLNVQAGGWRELSESEVAEGLGFAPGSASSSDTVTKR
- a CDS encoding GNAT family N-acetyltransferase, yielding MLLTAPLTTSRLLLREFEEEDWRATHPYESDPEVMRYQFHDVRTPEESRDYIRRVRALALETPRRVYDLAVVTREGGRLIGRCGMRITDAEQREGTLWYILHRSEWGRGYITEAAGALLDFAFGPLGLHRMFGDCDPRNPGSFRVMEKLGMRREAHFRENAFIKGEWCDSLIYAVLDHEWRARAAARVGG
- a CDS encoding alpha/beta hydrolase; the protein is MSSRHLVDPELLPLLDSFPVMTLARETLAEQRQTAAQLFLSSPKPEVPEVETLERRVPGPAGAPEVRVLVFRPRAAGERRPALLHIHGGGYVMGLPEMSGARNALLAKQLDCVIVSVDYRLAPETPFPGPVEDCYAALKWLHANADGLGVDTRRIAIGGESAGGGLAAALGLLARDRGEISIIFQWLQYPMLDDRTVVRETSPLLGEFVWTRAANRFGWTSLLGREPGGEGISPYASPARAEKLTGLPPTFLNVGSLDLFFEEDLEYARRLASAGVPVELHVYPGGFHGFDVFAQSRLGTRAHHDATEALRRALSRA